In the genome of Noviherbaspirillum saxi, the window GCTCTTTCGAGGGGGTTCCGAGCCTTGACTCCGGCGATGATCAGGTCGCCCTGGCAAGCCGATATTACTTGAGGTCGGCCTTCGCGCCAGCTTCTTCCAGCTTCTTCTTTGCAGCTTCTGCATCTGCCTTGGCGATGCCTTCCTTGACTGGCTTCGGTGCACCGTCGACCAAGTCTTTGGCTTCCTTCAGGCCCAGGCCGGTGATTTCGCGAACTGCCTTAATCACGCCAACCTTGTTTGCGCCAACTTCAGCCAGGACAACGGTGAATTCGGTCTGCTCTTCAGCTGCTGCAGCAGCGCCGCCGCCAGCTGCCGGGCCAGCGACTGCCATTGCAGCTGCGGACACGCCAAATTTTTCTTCAAAAGCCTTGACCAGGTCGTTCAGGTCCATCACGGACATCTGGCCTACTGCTTCAAGGATATCGTCTTTGCTAATTGCCATTTGAAACTCCTAAATTTGATTCGGTAATTACATCTAATCGGTACTGACGCAAAAAGGGCTGAAGGCAGCTTACGCGCCTTCTGCTTCCTTCTTGGCTGCGAGAGCAGCCAACGCACGGGCAAAGCCGGAAACCGGAGCCTGCATGACACCCAGCAACTGGGAGATGAGGACTTCACGGCTCGGAATGCTGGCCAACGCGGCAACGCCTGCTTTATCAAGCGACTTGCCTGCGAAGTTGCCTGCCTTAACAACCAGCTTGTCATTGCCTTTGGAAAAGTCGAAAACGACTTTAGCTGCGGCAACGGCGTCCTCGGAGATCGAGTAGATCAACGGGCCGGTCATTTCAGAGGCGAGGCCAGCAAACGGCGTACCTTCAACGGCGCGACGTGCGAGTGTGTTTTTCAACACGCGCATGTAAACGCCTTGGGCACGCGCTTTGGCGCGCAGTTGTGTCAAGTGACCAACCTGGATGCCACGGTATTCGGCCACAACGATAGTCTGCGCAGTTGCTACTTTTGCGGCGACTTCGGCGACGACGGCCTTTTTGTCATTCAGATTGAGACTCAAGATCAACCTCCAAAAATGATGCTTGGCGAATGCCTTGCATCGGTTCGAACACGGCGTCCGAAGTTCAGGAGTTCAGTACTGGCATACAACAATAAAACGCACAGTGTTGAGACTGCAAAAACTTGTTCGGGTCACCATCTGCGTTGGGTGCCGTAGCTTGCGCTAACGGGGTTTAACTTTGCGCATCGGTTTTGCATGCACGCCGCCCAACGGTCTTTGATAATCCGGCCCTGCTCCATTGCTACCAAAACAGGACCAGCCCAAAGATTCGCCCCATGCGATGTTGCCGCACGAGGACTTGATTCTTGCTTAAGCTGCCAGAGACGCTTGATCTACGCGTACACCTGCGCCCATTGTGGACGAGATTGCAACGCGACGCAGGTAAACGCCCTTGCTGGTTGCCGGCTTGGCTTTGTTCAGCGCTTCGATCAGCGCGAGCAGATTGGATTTCAGTTCTGCATCGCTGAACGACTTACGGCCGATTGTGGCGTGGATAATGCCAGCCTTATCGGTACGGTACTGAACCTGACCTGCCTTGGCGTTCTTGACTGCAGTTGCAACGTCCGGTGTCACCGTGCCGACCTTCGGGTTCGGCATCATGCCGCGCGGACCAAGGATTTGACCAAGGGTACCAACGATACGCATGGTGTCCGGCGAAGCGATCACGATGTCAAACGGCATGTCGCCCGCCTTGATGCGCTCAGCCAGATCTTCCATGCCGACAATGTCAGCGCCTGCGGCCTTGGCGGCTTCGGCCTTGTCACCGGATGCAAATACCGCAACGCGAACAGTCTTGCCAGTACCAGCCGGCAGAACGACGGAACCACGAACAACTTGGTCCGACTTCTTGGCATCAACGCCAAGCTGGACTGCAACGTCGATCGACTCGTTGAATTTCGCAGTTGCGCATTCCTTGACCAGGGAGATTGCGTTGTCGAATGGGTACACTTTCGTACGATCGACCTTTGCCTTCAGTGCTTGTGCGCGTTTGGATAACTTAGCCATTACAGACCCTCCACCGTGATGCCCATGGAACGTGCCGAACCGGCGATTGTACGCACGGCGGCTTCCATGTCAGCTGCCGTGAGATCCGGCATTTTTGTTGTAGCGATTTCTTCCGCTTGCTTGCGGGTGATCTTGCCAACCTTGTCGGTATGCGGCTTTGCCGAACCCTTTTGGATACCGGCAGCCTTTTTGATCAGGATGGTTGCCGGCGGCGTCTTCATCACGAAAGTGAAGGACTTGTCGGCGAATGCAGTGATCACAACCGGAATGGGCAGACCAGGCTCGACGCCTTGTGTCTGGGCATTGAATGCCTTACAGAATTCCATGATGTTCAGACCGCGCTGACCCAGCGCCGGGCCGATCGGAGGAGATGGGTTTGCTTTACCAGCTGGCACTTGCAGCTTGATAAAACCGATAATTTTCTTTGCCATGATGGCTCCTACGTTGGTTGAGTAGTAGCGCCCGGTCGCATCCTTGCGGCTTACTAGTGGGGCTCCTCTTTACTGCCTGGAATTACGGTTTTTAGATTTTGCAAACGGCAAAGCTTGCGGCACTCTAAGGGCGCTTAATTCTTATTCCGTACGGGAAGGGCGTTATACCTTTTCGACCTGACCGAATTCCAATTCAACCGGTGTAGCGCGGCCAAAAATGGTGACTGAAACACGGACGCGGGACTTTTCGTAATTAACTTCTTCGACATTGCCATTGAAGTCAGTGAAAGGACCATCTTTGATGCGCACCAGTTCGCCAACTTCGTACAACACTTTAGGACGCGGTTTTTCAACGCCTTCCTGCATTTGATGCAGGATTTTGTCGACTTCGTGAGGAGGGATCGGCGTCGGCTTATTGGATTTTCCACCAATGAAGCCCGTTACCTTGCTCGTATTTTTGACCAGGTGCCAAGTTTCGTCGGTCATTTCCATTTCGACCAGCACATAGCCGGGAAAGAAGCGACGCTCAGTGACAGATTTCTGACCGTTCTTGACTTCGACAACTTCTTCAGTCGGCACCAAGATCTGGCCGAATTTGTCTTGCATCCCGGCGCGATCGATGCGCTCCATCAATGCACGTTGCACGCTCTTCTCCATCCCGGAGTAGGCGTGCACGACATACCAGCGCTTGTTTCCGCCCGATGACTGAGCCACTGCGCCTTCTTGCATGTTTTCGCTCATTTAATTCTTCCAGCCCAGGATCAGGTCGTACAACACAATTTCAAGGATCTTGTCGGTGCCCCAGAGGAAGATCGCCATGACAAGTACAAAGCCAAAGACGACTGCAGTAATTTGCATCGCCTCTTTGCGTGTGGGCCAGACAACTTTTTTTGCTTCGCGAATGGATTCCTTTGCAAAACCAAGGAAGTCACGTCCAGGCTGCGAAGTCCAGGCGACAGCAACTGCCACGAGCAAGCCGGCGACCAAAGCGGCGGCACGCACCACCGTGGATTTATCCGATAAAAAATAAAAACCGACGACACCCGCGATGACGGCACAAATAGCAAGAGCGACCTTTGCCTTGTCGCTCGATGCACCAACGGTTTCTACGGGTTGGTTAGACATACTGTTAATTTCTTTCGGTGCCCTGCACCTTGATATCGGTGGCAGGGGCAGAGGGAATCGAACCCCCAACCTTCGGTTTTGGAGACCGACGCTCTGCCAGTTGAGCTATACCCCTACGCGCAAACTATGCTTGAATTCACAGCATTGCGACCCCGGACGTTGTCCATGGACCGCAACGCGGCGATCCAGGAATTACTCAATGATTTTGGCAACGACGCCGGCGCCGACGGTACGACCGCCTTCACGAATCGCAAAGCGCAGGCCTTCTTCCATCGCGATCGGGTTGATCAGCTTCACCGTGATCGACACGTTGTCGCCCGGCATCACCATCTCTTTGTCCGCCGGCAGCTCGATCGCACCCGTCACGTCCGTGGTACGGAAATAGAATTGCGGACGGTAGTTGTTGAAGAACGGCGTGTGACGACCACCCTCATCCTTGGACAACACATAGATCTCACCAGTGAAATGCTTGTGCGGCTTGATCGAACCCGGCTTGGCCAACACTTGGCCACGCTCGACGTCTTCACGCTTGGTACCGCGCAGCAGTACGCCAACGTTGTCGCCGGCCTGACCCTGGTCCAGCAGCTTGCGGAACATTTCCACGCCGGTGCAGGTGGTCTTCTGGGTGTCGCGAATACCAACGATTTCGATTTCTTCGCCAACCTTGATGATGCCGCGCTCAACACGACCGGTCACCACGGTGCCGCGGCCGGAGATCGAGAACACGTCTTCCACCGGCATCAGGAACGCACCGTCAATGGCACGCTCCGGCGTCGGGATGTAAGTGTCAAGCGCTTCAGCCAGCTTCATGATGGCCTGCTCGCCCAGCGGACCAGTGTCGCCTTCGAGCGCCAGCTTGGCCGAACCTTGCACGATCGGCAGATCGTCGCCAGGGAATTCGTACTTGGACAGCAACTCGCGCACTTCCATTTCGACCAGTTCGAGCAATTCGGCGTCGTCCACCATGTCGCACTTGTTCAGGAACACGATGATGTACGGCACACCAACCTGACGGGCCAGCAGGATGTGCTCACGGGTTTGCGGCATCGGGCCATCGGCGGCCGAACACACCAGGATCGCACCATCCATCTGCGCAGCACCAGTGATCATGTTCTTCACATAGTCGGCGTGGCCAGGGCAGTCAACGTGCGCATAGTGGCGGTTCGATGTCTCGTATTCAACGTGGGCGGTATTGATCGTAATACCGCGCGCCTTTTCTTCCGGCGCCGCGTCAATCTGGTCGTAGGCCTTGGCTTCGCCGCCAAACTTCTTTGACAGCACGGTGGCAATCGCTGCAGTCAGCGTGGTCTTGCCATGGTCAACGTGACCAATCGTGCCCACATTCACGTGCGGCTTGGTCCGCTCAAATTTACTCTTTGCCATTTTAGACTCCTAACGATTTGATGAGAATGTCCAGGCACGTGCCCGACCGCCTTGCGTATGGATAAACCAAGAAAACTGGTGCCCTTGACGTGGATTGAACACGTGGCCTCTCCCTTACCAAGGGAGTGCTCTACCACTGAGCTACAAGGGCATTCAGGGCTTTCGGAGATTTCGCGCGACGCAAGACCTCTTCAAGACCTCTATTGTCCGTAACAGATATACGCACAATCTAAAAACTGGAGCGGGTGAAGGGAATCGAACCCTCGTCATAAGCTTGGAAGGCTTCAGCTCTACCATTGAGCTACACCCGCAAGGACTATCTACTTCAGCCGCACTACTTTCCCGCGGTACCGCTGGTGGAGGGGGCTGGATTCGAACCAGCGTACTCGTAAGAGGGCAGATTTACAGTCTGCTGCCATTAACCACTCGGCCACCCCTCCGCGGGGAACCCCAAACTATAGGCGAACACCTTTGAGGTGTCAACTGCAAAATCTGTTTTGGGAGTAATTTTGTTAATCGTTAAAACGCGATGTTATTAAGATTATCATTGAGCTTGACATTTATGCCACTAAAACCGCGTTTCCCGCGCTGCGGCAAGAAAATCATCAAGGATAGGCGTGCAGTCAAGCAGTTGTGCGCTGCCACCGCGGTGGAATTCAGGATGCCACTGTAATCCCATGACAAAGCGTGCCTTTTTGTAGCGCACGGCTTCAACAATGTTATCTTTCCCGGAAACCGCCTCCACCACGAGGTCCCGCCCCAAGTCTTTCACCGCTTGATGGTGGATGGAATTGACGAGCGCCTCTTGCCGTGATGGAAAGAGATTGCGCAGCGCCGACCCTTGCGTGAACTGAATCACATGATAGTGGCTATCGTACAAATCATTGACGTGTTCAATAGCCGTCGGGACATCGGATGCAATATCCTGATAGAGCGTGCCGCCGAAGGCAACATTAATAAGTTGACAACCCCTGCATACTCCCAGAACGGGTTTTCCGGCTTCTATAAACTCATGAAGGAGTTCAAGTTCATACATGTCGCGTGCACGGTCGCCGGTCCATTCGGGACGCGTCGCAACTTCCGAGTAAGTCTGAGGCGATACATCGGCGCCGCCCTGAAGCACCAGTCCATCCAAGTGCTTCGCATAATCTCGCAAACGGATATTGCTTGGGTGAAGGATGCCGTTGGTATTAACGGTGGGAATCATAAAAACAAGGACATCCCGTGACATGACCCATTGAGCGATGGACTCTTCGAGATATTGAAGGGTCTTGCTTCGCAAACCTTTGGCACCTGCTTCAGGGTGAAAAATTCTGGCGGATACCCCGATTTTTAGAGTCCTTTGGGTGATGCGCCTGAGAATACGATCCGATGCTGCGCGCAAGCGCGCGCCGATAATGCGCTGGGTTTGCGTCCAAGGCGATTCGTTCTTACGTGCCGGTTGCGGTTGTGGAACGCTGGGAGCGGAAGCAGGAGTAGCTTCAGAAAGCCTGTCCGGTACGGCGCTGTCATCAGAGTTGTTTTTTTCAGGCATAGACAGAAGCACAAGAATGTCGCGATAGACCCGGAGATAATTGCACGGCGATAGCCGAACTAAATCGCCGATTCGTTTTTCTGACACAATCAATTGCGGCGGGTTCAATGCCGGCATTCAAGCTTATGGCATGCTGGATTTTACTACCCGCTTATGTTCCCATGGAGAGCGTTAGAATGCTCGGTATAAACAACGCCGATTGTTATTTGGAATCATGCTAACCATCTATCACAACTCCAATTGCTCCAAATCACGCGAAGCTCTGGTTCGTGTCGAACACTATGCGCGCCAGCACGACTTACCGGTCAAAGTAGTCAATTATCTGGAAACGCCTTTAAACATGACGCAGTTAAGCTCCTTGCAAGAACTGCTTGGTGTTGGAGCGCATGACTTGGTGCGAGCAAATGAAGAGGAATATGCTGCTTTAGGCTTGGAACAGGCGGACGACATTACGTTGTTGAAAGCCATTGCTGCAACTCCGAAACTTTTGCAGCGGCCTATCGTCGTCTTTGGGGAAAAGGCAATCATCGCACGACCACCCGAACTTCTTGGCCGCTTGCTGCCGCAAGAATGACGCATTGCCATTTTCTTAACTGATACTTGGCGGCTTGATGCCGTATTTTTTTTGGATCGCTTGATACAGTTCCCCAAGCGGCGCCAGACGAGGATTGTTGGGATCAAGCCGGCGCGCCGATTCGATGTAACCGCGCACCTGTTCACCGCGTTGATTATCCCAACCCACATTTTCAAGATATTTTAAAACTGCAACAGCGGCATTGAAGACTACCTGCGGGTTTTCCGGAAGCTTGCGCACCGCGGCGGTCATCAATGCAACTGCCCCCTCGAAATCGCCCTGTTTCGCTTTTTCGGCCCCGGACGATACCAGTTCCACAACCTGTTTGCGGCTTTCCTTGGCGACTTTTTCCGCGAGTTCGCGACGCCCAGCCTGTTCAAAGACTTTCATCGCCTTTGCCAGCGCAGTTTCATCCGCCGCATTGCTCATCACGTCGCGCATGACTTCGGACGCGCCTTCATCCAGGTTGTGGTGGAGGCAGTTTTTTGCCAGTTCCATCTTCATGTCATTGGAAATGCCATCCGTCTGGCGGCATGCCGCCACGGCCACTGCCAAATCCTGCGCAGCTTGCTCGGCGTTACCCAACTCCGTTTGTACCAATGCCGATGAAAATGCGCGGCATGCGGGCGTCTTGTCGATGTTGTTGAGCGATTTCTCCATATCCCGGATCACCGTCGACGCCTGCTGGGTATCGCCTTTCTTTACCAGCGTGCGGATCAGCCGCACATGATCTTCGGGATCGCGGAATTCGGAATACTTTGCCTTTGCGACTACCTTCTGGAAGGACTTTTCTGCGGTCTCGACATCGCCCGTTTCAAGCGCGACCTCGCCGAGTTTGCGCAGGCGGCGCACTGCATGCGGCGAAATTGCGACTGCGCCGGCGAGCACTTCTTTTGCTTCCGGCAACTGGTCGATCGCCACATGGGTCTTGGCCAGCCAGTCATAGGCATCCATGTATTTGCTGTTCTCTTCCACCAGCGTTTTTAACAGCATTTCAGCTTCGCCGAATTTCTGCTGCATGAAAAGCGTTTTGGCTAGTCCCAGACGTGCCCACGCGACCACCTTGGTAGCAAGCAAGGCCTGATAGATCGCTTCCGCGGCCTCTGCTTCGCCGAGAATGACATGCAGTTCGGCACGCAAACGCATGAAATCGGTCGCATAGCGCCGGTATTTTTCTTCGCCGACTTGGCAGATTTCGATGGCTTCGTGCAGGTTGCCGTGCTCCATCAAATGGTAAACAGGAAGAAATGCCGTGCGCTTTTCGATCGCCTTGCCTATCCGGTCCAGCAGTGTGTCGGCAGTAAACGGCTTGAGGATATAGTCGGTCGGCGCAAGTTCAGCCGCACTGACTACCTTTTCGTACACGCGCTCGGCTGTGACGATAATGAACACCGTCCATAGCGGAATCAACTTGTTGTGCCGCAGGTCTTCCAGCAATTGCTGACCGTCCTGGCCATCGCCCAAGTCGTATTCGCACAGTATCAGGTCATAGGATTTGTTTTTGAGCGGACGGATCGCCGTGCCGGAACTGACTGCATGATCGATCTTCGTAATGCCGCACAGATTGAGCATGTTATGCAAGTTCGCACGCATGCCGGACTGCGGTTCCACGATTAATGCGGTCAAACTTCGAAGCGAGGTCATGTCTAGAGTTCCGTGCAATGCAAACTGATCAGTAGCAGGGGCACGAAGGCTGAAGCCGGCCCGGGGAGCGCACAGCAGCCCGCGCTCAAACCGTCAAAATACCATTGTCATGCGGAAATGCAAGCCTGCCGTGGTCATGCAGGCTCAGGCGCCTGCTCCGCCGCCGGGCGCATGCGCCACGCTGCCAGAACCGCGGCCGCGCACAAGATCGCCACCAAGAGAAAGGTTTCATTGAAAGCCTGCACCCGCTCGCCTTCCTGCGCCACGGACGCGACTTGATGAACGGCGAGCCGCCATTCGAGCACGATGCCGACCAAGCTGACGCCAATGGCGCCGCCCAGCTGGCGGACGAAGTTAATGATGCTCGATCCCTGCGCAATCATGCCGAAAGGAACGCCGCGCATGGCGCCCAGACTGAGCGCCGGCAGCACAAAACCGAGACCGATGCGGCCGATGATGGCAATGCCCATGAGCGCGATATAGCCGGTATTCCTGGAGCCTGCCGCCATCATCCCGAAAGAAAGCGCAAGTAATGCCAATCCGATGGATACGAGGATATTAGGTGGAAACCGGTCGGCAAGTTTGCCCGCCAGGATAATCGTTACGGCCAGAACGATGCCGGCCGGCAGAAGGACCAGGCCTGCTTGCGAGGGCGCATAGTGCAGCGCCATTTGCATATATACCGGCAACAGGTAGGTGGATCCGAACAAGCCTGCGCCATAGATAAAGGCGACCAGCGCGCCCATCGCGAACTGCCGATACCGGAACAGTTGCATGTTCATCAACCCATCTTCGGTGCGCAATTGGTAAACGACGAAGCTTGCAATAACGGCAATGCCCGCCAATAGCAAGGCTACTGCATGGAGCCCGTCGTCGTGCAAATGCACCAGGCCGTTCAACAGCATGATGATGCCGCATGCCGCAAGCACCAGACCCTTCCAGTCCAGCGGACGGGGATCCCCGATCATCGGCGAGTTGACAGCAAGCAGACGTCGCACCATGAACAACACCAAAAGACAGAATGGTACGACCACAAAAAAGATTGAGCGCCAGCCGAACAGCTCGACCAGAAAGCCGCCGACGCTAGGCCCGAGCGCCGGCGCGAGAACCACGCCAAAGCCGAATACCCCCATGGCGCGGCCCTGCTCATGCGGCTCGAACGCCCGCAGTATAACGATCGCGGGAATCGGTTGCAGGATGCCGGCGGCGAGCCCTTCGACCACGCGCATGGAAAGCAGCATTGGATAATTGAGACTGAATCCGCCGACAATCCCGCCAAACAGCAGCAGCAGGATCGCTCCCGAATACGTACGGCGCAAGCCGAAGCGCAACAGCAGCCAAGGGGTAGTCAGCATCGACAGCGTCATGGCAAGCATGAATCCCGCCGATACCCACTGCGCCCGTTCCTGGCCCAGCGTGAAGTGCCGGCTCAGGTCGGGCACCGCGACGTTGACAATTGTTGAAGCAAGGATGGATGCCATGGTACCGATCATCACGGTAATCAGCACCAGCCATTTATAGCGTGCGCCATAGCGCTCGCGCAGTTGTTCCAGGGTCGGTTGCATGCAAGGGACGGAAGGTTGATCCAGCCGGACAGTATATTTGTTCGAGCATCAACACGTTTGCGCCGGGTATAACGATGACAATGGCTCTAACAGAACGCGCAAGTCCAGCTGACGACCTCGGCGATCAGGAATGCGGCCAGTGACCAGATGACGGCGGATCCGAAAGGCAGGCAAAACACGACGCCGCGGAAACGGAAACGAATGTCGGCCGGCATTCGCCCGACACGCAAGCGATCGAGGAAAGGCAGTAGCGGATAAAACACCACCAGGGCAAGAAAGATCACGACAACCCAGCGGATCATGAAGCGCCTTTCTAGCGCAGCAAGCGCGCCACCACGACGACCACCATCGAGAGCAACAGTGTGGATGCGAACGGCAGAAAGAACTTGCGGCCGAACAGCGTGAACCGGACATCACCCGGCAAGCGTCCGACGCCAAGCTTTTCCAGCCAGGGCAAGGCAGCCGAGAACACGACCAGCGCGATAAAAATGGTGAGCACCCAACGGATCATGCGCAATTCCTCGGCAATGTTTTATCGACGACCGTATCGGCGGCAGCGTGTGTCTTCACAGTCGATAGCTC includes:
- the rplL gene encoding 50S ribosomal protein L7/L12 → MAISKDDILEAVGQMSVMDLNDLVKAFEEKFGVSAAAMAVAGPAAGGGAAAAAEEQTEFTVVLAEVGANKVGVIKAVREITGLGLKEAKDLVDGAPKPVKEGIAKADAEAAKKKLEEAGAKADLK
- the rplJ gene encoding 50S ribosomal protein L10 — protein: MSLNLNDKKAVVAEVAAKVATAQTIVVAEYRGIQVGHLTQLRAKARAQGVYMRVLKNTLARRAVEGTPFAGLASEMTGPLIYSISEDAVAAAKVVFDFSKGNDKLVVKAGNFAGKSLDKAGVAALASIPSREVLISQLLGVMQAPVSGFARALAALAAKKEAEGA
- the rplA gene encoding 50S ribosomal protein L1, whose amino-acid sequence is MAKLSKRAQALKAKVDRTKVYPFDNAISLVKECATAKFNESIDVAVQLGVDAKKSDQVVRGSVVLPAGTGKTVRVAVFASGDKAEAAKAAGADIVGMEDLAERIKAGDMPFDIVIASPDTMRIVGTLGQILGPRGMMPNPKVGTVTPDVATAVKNAKAGQVQYRTDKAGIIHATIGRKSFSDAELKSNLLALIEALNKAKPATSKGVYLRRVAISSTMGAGVRVDQASLAA
- the rplK gene encoding 50S ribosomal protein L11; translated protein: MAKKIIGFIKLQVPAGKANPSPPIGPALGQRGLNIMEFCKAFNAQTQGVEPGLPIPVVITAFADKSFTFVMKTPPATILIKKAAGIQKGSAKPHTDKVGKITRKQAEEIATTKMPDLTAADMEAAVRTIAGSARSMGITVEGL
- the nusG gene encoding transcription termination/antitermination protein NusG, whose product is MSENMQEGAVAQSSGGNKRWYVVHAYSGMEKSVQRALMERIDRAGMQDKFGQILVPTEEVVEVKNGQKSVTERRFFPGYVLVEMEMTDETWHLVKNTSKVTGFIGGKSNKPTPIPPHEVDKILHQMQEGVEKPRPKVLYEVGELVRIKDGPFTDFNGNVEEVNYEKSRVRVSVTIFGRATPVELEFGQVEKV
- the secE gene encoding preprotein translocase subunit SecE — its product is MSNQPVETVGASSDKAKVALAICAVIAGVVGFYFLSDKSTVVRAAALVAGLLVAVAVAWTSQPGRDFLGFAKESIREAKKVVWPTRKEAMQITAVVFGFVLVMAIFLWGTDKILEIVLYDLILGWKN
- the tuf gene encoding elongation factor Tu — its product is MAKSKFERTKPHVNVGTIGHVDHGKTTLTAAIATVLSKKFGGEAKAYDQIDAAPEEKARGITINTAHVEYETSNRHYAHVDCPGHADYVKNMITGAAQMDGAILVCSAADGPMPQTREHILLARQVGVPYIIVFLNKCDMVDDAELLELVEMEVRELLSKYEFPGDDLPIVQGSAKLALEGDTGPLGEQAIMKLAEALDTYIPTPERAIDGAFLMPVEDVFSISGRGTVVTGRVERGIIKVGEEIEIVGIRDTQKTTCTGVEMFRKLLDQGQAGDNVGVLLRGTKREDVERGQVLAKPGSIKPHKHFTGEIYVLSKDEGGRHTPFFNNYRPQFYFRTTDVTGAIELPADKEMVMPGDNVSITVKLINPIAMEEGLRFAIREGGRTVGAGVVAKIIE
- a CDS encoding gamma-glutamyl-gamma-aminobutyrate hydrolase family protein, whose protein sequence is MPEKNNSDDSAVPDRLSEATPASAPSVPQPQPARKNESPWTQTQRIIGARLRAASDRILRRITQRTLKIGVSARIFHPEAGAKGLRSKTLQYLEESIAQWVMSRDVLVFMIPTVNTNGILHPSNIRLRDYAKHLDGLVLQGGADVSPQTYSEVATRPEWTGDRARDMYELELLHEFIEAGKPVLGVCRGCQLINVAFGGTLYQDIASDVPTAIEHVNDLYDSHYHVIQFTQGSALRNLFPSRQEALVNSIHHQAVKDLGRDLVVEAVSGKDNIVEAVRYKKARFVMGLQWHPEFHRGGSAQLLDCTPILDDFLAAARETRF
- a CDS encoding ArsC/Spx/MgsR family protein codes for the protein MLTIYHNSNCSKSREALVRVEHYARQHDLPVKVVNYLETPLNMTQLSSLQELLGVGAHDLVRANEEEYAALGLEQADDITLLKAIAATPKLLQRPIVVFGEKAIIARPPELLGRLLPQE
- a CDS encoding tetratricopeptide repeat-containing response regulator, translated to MTSLRSLTALIVEPQSGMRANLHNMLNLCGITKIDHAVSSGTAIRPLKNKSYDLILCEYDLGDGQDGQQLLEDLRHNKLIPLWTVFIIVTAERVYEKVVSAAELAPTDYILKPFTADTLLDRIGKAIEKRTAFLPVYHLMEHGNLHEAIEICQVGEEKYRRYATDFMRLRAELHVILGEAEAAEAIYQALLATKVVAWARLGLAKTLFMQQKFGEAEMLLKTLVEENSKYMDAYDWLAKTHVAIDQLPEAKEVLAGAVAISPHAVRRLRKLGEVALETGDVETAEKSFQKVVAKAKYSEFRDPEDHVRLIRTLVKKGDTQQASTVIRDMEKSLNNIDKTPACRAFSSALVQTELGNAEQAAQDLAVAVAACRQTDGISNDMKMELAKNCLHHNLDEGASEVMRDVMSNAADETALAKAMKVFEQAGRRELAEKVAKESRKQVVELVSSGAEKAKQGDFEGAVALMTAAVRKLPENPQVVFNAAVAVLKYLENVGWDNQRGEQVRGYIESARRLDPNNPRLAPLGELYQAIQKKYGIKPPSIS
- a CDS encoding DHA2 family efflux MFS transporter permease subunit, encoding MQPTLEQLRERYGARYKWLVLITVMIGTMASILASTIVNVAVPDLSRHFTLGQERAQWVSAGFMLAMTLSMLTTPWLLLRFGLRRTYSGAILLLLFGGIVGGFSLNYPMLLSMRVVEGLAAGILQPIPAIVILRAFEPHEQGRAMGVFGFGVVLAPALGPSVGGFLVELFGWRSIFFVVVPFCLLVLFMVRRLLAVNSPMIGDPRPLDWKGLVLAACGIIMLLNGLVHLHDDGLHAVALLLAGIAVIASFVVYQLRTEDGLMNMQLFRYRQFAMGALVAFIYGAGLFGSTYLLPVYMQMALHYAPSQAGLVLLPAGIVLAVTIILAGKLADRFPPNILVSIGLALLALSFGMMAAGSRNTGYIALMGIAIIGRIGLGFVLPALSLGAMRGVPFGMIAQGSSIINFVRQLGGAIGVSLVGIVLEWRLAVHQVASVAQEGERVQAFNETFLLVAILCAAAVLAAWRMRPAAEQAPEPA
- a CDS encoding DUF2905 domain-containing protein; translated protein: MIRWVVVIFLALVVFYPLLPFLDRLRVGRMPADIRFRFRGVVFCLPFGSAVIWSLAAFLIAEVVSWTCAFC
- a CDS encoding DUF2905 domain-containing protein, whose protein sequence is MIRWVLTIFIALVVFSAALPWLEKLGVGRLPGDVRFTLFGRKFFLPFASTLLLSMVVVVVARLLR